A region of Brevundimonas sp. NIBR10 DNA encodes the following proteins:
- the mfd gene encoding transcription-repair coupling factor: MDGAVLKRRSDLELGGAPEGLDAVTVAERLKARGGVAVFVARDYQRAGVFAQAVRFFSKDIEVLDFPAWDCLPYDRLSPTSSVSAERMAALTELAGRPDSDRSPLLVVTTIGAAMQRTPPREVTQGAGFDAKVGLDLDQAALERYFAVNGYMRASTVNERGEYAVRGGVIDVFPPGFEEPVRLDMFGSELESIRTFDPGTQRSTGQRKAISLSPVSEALLDADSISRFRTGYLSLFGAGGDDPLYAAVSEGARRQGFEHWLPLLYPELESLFDYLPDDAAIFLDHQVESARGERWTLTADAYEARREASKAKGGAANRALPPERLYLPEGEWNAVLAGREVRRLTPFAGSGEDAGGRLGRTFAAERAQDSVNLFEAVAAHAAALKAEGRRVVFASWTEGSSDRLSVMLADHGLDHVVAVRDWADVQKAPRDLYLRAVLPVEHGFVTDSLAVISETDMLGDRLARPKRKRRASNFLAEASALTTGDLVVHLDHGIGRYEGLKTLEIQQAPHDCLELLYAGESKLYLPVENIDLLTRYGTGSDDVQLDRLGGAGWQARKAKAKARLRDMAEGLIALAAKRALKTADPIVPPHGLFDEFCARFPYEETDDQLNAIGDVLEDLGKGTPMDRLICGDVGFGKTEVALRAAFVVAMTGQQVAVVCPTTLLARQHFKTFSERFAGWPITVRHLSRMVTAKDAGETRSGLKDGMFEIVVGTHAVLSEQVGFKDLGLVIVDEEQHFGVKHKEKLKSLRADVHLLTLTATPIPRTLQMALSGIREMSIIATPPVDRLAVRTYVTPWDAVLIREALLREKYRGGQAFYVCPRLSDLPEIEKFLREQVPEIRFVVGHGQMSPTQLEDVMSAFYDGSYDVLVSTTIVESGIDIPTANTLVVHRADMFGLAQLHQIRGRIGRSKARAFAYLTTDPKKPLSLSSERRLQVLQSLDNLGAGFQLASHDLDQRGGGNLLGDEQSGHIREVGVELYQQMLEDAVASLRVAGEEVVDRGWSPAINVGAAVLIPEDYVPDLNVRLTLYRRLSDAENTESREALAAELIDRFGPLPDEAKQLLRIVGVKANCKIACIERIDAGPKGAVLTLRNGSFPNPMGLVGLIQKNHASWKIRPDQKIVVMGDWPTPEDRLKVAERITRDLARVATA; this comes from the coding sequence ATGGACGGTGCCGTCCTGAAGCGTCGATCCGACCTGGAGCTGGGCGGCGCGCCCGAAGGTCTGGATGCGGTCACCGTCGCCGAACGGTTGAAGGCACGGGGCGGCGTCGCGGTGTTCGTGGCGCGCGATTATCAACGCGCGGGCGTCTTTGCGCAGGCGGTGCGGTTTTTCTCAAAAGACATTGAAGTTCTAGATTTTCCGGCTTGGGATTGTCTGCCTTACGATCGGCTGAGCCCAACGTCGTCGGTCTCGGCCGAGCGGATGGCGGCCCTGACCGAACTGGCGGGGCGGCCTGACAGCGACCGTTCGCCGCTGCTGGTGGTGACCACGATCGGGGCGGCCATGCAGCGCACCCCGCCGCGCGAGGTGACGCAAGGGGCCGGCTTCGACGCCAAGGTCGGGCTGGACCTCGATCAGGCGGCGCTCGAACGGTATTTCGCGGTCAACGGCTATATGCGCGCCTCGACCGTCAACGAGCGCGGCGAGTATGCCGTGCGCGGCGGTGTCATCGACGTCTTCCCGCCGGGGTTCGAGGAGCCTGTGCGGCTGGACATGTTCGGATCGGAGCTTGAATCGATCCGCACCTTCGATCCCGGCACCCAGCGGTCGACGGGCCAGCGCAAGGCCATATCGCTGTCGCCGGTGTCCGAGGCGCTGCTGGACGCCGACAGCATCTCGCGGTTCCGCACCGGCTATCTGAGCCTGTTCGGGGCGGGCGGGGACGACCCGCTGTATGCCGCCGTGTCCGAGGGCGCGCGGCGTCAGGGGTTCGAGCACTGGCTGCCGCTGCTGTATCCGGAGCTGGAAAGCCTGTTCGACTATCTGCCGGACGATGCGGCGATATTCCTGGATCATCAGGTCGAAAGCGCGCGGGGCGAGCGGTGGACCCTGACGGCCGATGCCTATGAGGCGCGGCGCGAGGCGTCCAAGGCCAAGGGCGGTGCGGCGAACCGGGCCCTGCCGCCCGAGCGACTGTATCTGCCTGAAGGCGAGTGGAATGCGGTCCTGGCCGGGCGCGAGGTACGGCGGCTGACGCCGTTTGCCGGGTCGGGCGAGGACGCGGGCGGCCGGCTGGGTCGGACGTTCGCGGCCGAGCGGGCCCAGGACAGCGTCAACCTGTTCGAGGCCGTCGCCGCCCATGCCGCGGCGCTGAAAGCCGAGGGCAGGCGGGTGGTGTTCGCGTCCTGGACCGAGGGGTCTTCGGACCGGCTGTCGGTCATGCTGGCCGACCACGGGCTGGATCACGTCGTCGCGGTTCGCGACTGGGCCGATGTGCAGAAGGCCCCCAGGGATCTGTATCTGCGCGCCGTCCTGCCGGTCGAGCACGGCTTCGTCACCGACAGCCTGGCCGTGATCTCCGAGACCGACATGCTGGGCGACCGGCTGGCGCGGCCCAAGCGGAAGCGCCGAGCGTCCAACTTCCTGGCAGAGGCCTCGGCCCTGACGACCGGCGATCTGGTCGTCCACCTGGATCACGGCATCGGGCGGTACGAGGGTCTGAAGACCCTGGAGATCCAGCAGGCCCCGCACGACTGTCTTGAGCTTCTCTATGCGGGTGAGAGCAAACTCTATCTACCCGTTGAAAACATTGATCTGCTGACCCGGTACGGGACCGGTTCGGACGATGTCCAGCTGGACCGGCTGGGCGGGGCCGGCTGGCAGGCGCGGAAGGCCAAGGCCAAGGCCCGGCTGCGCGACATGGCCGAGGGGCTGATCGCGCTCGCGGCCAAGCGCGCGCTGAAGACGGCCGATCCGATCGTGCCGCCGCACGGCCTCTTCGACGAGTTCTGCGCGCGCTTCCCGTATGAGGAAACCGACGATCAGCTGAACGCCATCGGCGACGTGCTGGAGGATCTCGGCAAGGGCACGCCGATGGATCGGCTGATCTGCGGCGACGTCGGGTTCGGCAAGACCGAGGTGGCGCTGAGGGCGGCGTTCGTTGTGGCCATGACGGGCCAGCAGGTGGCGGTGGTCTGTCCGACGACGCTTCTGGCGCGCCAGCATTTCAAGACCTTCAGCGAGCGGTTCGCCGGCTGGCCGATCACGGTGCGGCACCTGTCGCGCATGGTCACGGCCAAGGATGCGGGCGAGACGCGCAGCGGCCTCAAGGACGGGATGTTCGAGATCGTCGTGGGCACCCACGCGGTCCTGAGCGAACAGGTCGGGTTCAAGGACTTGGGCCTTGTTATCGTTGATGAAGAGCAGCATTTCGGGGTCAAGCACAAGGAGAAGCTGAAGTCCCTGCGGGCCGACGTCCACCTGCTGACCCTGACCGCCACGCCGATCCCGCGCACGCTCCAGATGGCCCTGTCGGGCATCCGCGAGATGTCGATCATCGCCACCCCGCCGGTCGATCGCCTGGCCGTGCGGACCTATGTGACGCCGTGGGATGCGGTGCTGATCCGCGAGGCTCTGCTGCGCGAGAAATATCGCGGGGGCCAGGCCTTCTATGTCTGTCCGCGCCTGTCGGACCTGCCCGAGATCGAGAAATTCCTGCGCGAACAGGTGCCCGAGATCAGGTTCGTCGTCGGTCACGGCCAGATGTCGCCGACCCAGTTGGAGGACGTGATGAGCGCCTTCTACGACGGGTCCTACGATGTGCTGGTTTCGACCACGATCGTGGAGAGCGGCATCGATATTCCGACCGCCAACACCCTGGTCGTCCACCGCGCCGACATGTTCGGCCTGGCCCAGTTGCACCAGATCCGGGGCCGGATCGGGCGATCGAAAGCCCGCGCCTTCGCCTATCTGACCACAGATCCGAAGAAGCCGCTGTCCCTGTCGTCCGAGCGGCGGTTGCAGGTGCTGCAGTCGCTCGACAACCTGGGGGCCGGGTTCCAGCTGGCCAGCCACGACCTGGACCAGCGCGGCGGCGGCAATCTGCTGGGCGACGAACAGTCGGGCCATATCCGCGAGGTGGGCGTCGAGCTCTATCAGCAGATGCTGGAGGACGCGGTGGCATCCCTGCGCGTGGCGGGCGAGGAGGTCGTGGATCGCGGCTGGTCCCCGGCCATCAATGTCGGGGCGGCAGTCCTGATTCCAGAGGATTACGTGCCGGACCTGAATGTCCGTCTGACCCTGTACCGCCGCCTGTCCGACGCCGAGAATACCGAGAGCCGCGAGGCCCTGGCCGCCGAACTGATCGACCGGTTCGGGCCATTGCCGGATGAGGCGAAGCAGTTGCTGCGCATCGTGGGCGTCAAGGCGAACTGCAAGATCGCCTGTATCGAGCGCATCGATGCGGGGCCCAAGGGGGCGGTGCTGACCCTGAGGAACGGCAGTTTCCCCAATCCGATGGGGCTGGTCGGGCTGATCCAGAAGAACCACGCCTCGTGGAAGATCCGGCCGGACCAGAAGATCGTCGTCATGGGCGACTGGCCGACGCCGGAGGACCGGCTGAAGGTGGCCGAACGGATCACCCGGGATCTGGCGCGGGTGGCGACGGCCTGA
- a CDS encoding aldose 1-epimerase, with the protein MITLTHGDWRLTVSPDLGASILSLTWQGRDVLRRAPDNASDPLSTGNFPLVPYANRIAQGRFAWDGADTTLPATSGFEPHALHGIGWHRPWTVERQTDHAIRLTLPCEPSPEWPWAWSATHDIALDEQGVTLGLTITNQGDRAMPAGLGLHPYFATEPGTILTLPAPRVWLNGADEIPTRLAEASAIHDWSRGAPVAAAPFVDNAYADWTGTARLTHAGHVVEITASPNARWAQVYAPQGADFICIEPVTHRPDAHNAPPGENSGLVRLDPSQTLEMTALISAFATP; encoded by the coding sequence GTGATCACCCTGACCCACGGCGACTGGCGACTGACGGTGTCGCCCGACCTCGGTGCCTCCATCCTGAGCCTGACCTGGCAGGGACGTGATGTCCTACGACGCGCGCCGGACAATGCGAGTGATCCCCTGTCGACCGGCAACTTCCCCCTGGTGCCCTACGCCAACCGCATCGCGCAGGGCCGGTTCGCCTGGGACGGGGCCGACACCACCCTGCCCGCCACGTCGGGGTTCGAGCCCCACGCCCTGCACGGCATCGGCTGGCACCGGCCATGGACGGTCGAGCGGCAGACCGACCACGCAATTCGCCTGACCCTGCCCTGCGAGCCGTCGCCGGAGTGGCCCTGGGCCTGGAGCGCCACTCACGACATCGCCCTCGACGAGCAAGGCGTCACCCTGGGCCTGACGATCACGAACCAGGGCGATCGGGCCATGCCCGCCGGGCTGGGTCTGCATCCCTATTTCGCGACCGAACCCGGCACGATCCTGACCCTCCCGGCCCCTCGCGTCTGGCTGAACGGTGCCGACGAGATCCCGACCCGTCTGGCCGAGGCCTCGGCGATCCACGACTGGAGCAGGGGCGCCCCGGTCGCCGCCGCCCCGTTCGTCGACAATGCCTATGCCGACTGGACCGGCACCGCCCGCCTGACCCACGCCGGCCACGTCGTCGAGATCACCGCCTCGCCCAACGCGCGCTGGGCCCAGGTCTATGCGCCACAGGGGGCCGACTTCATCTGCATCGAGCCCGTGACCCACCGCCCGGACGCCCACAATGCCCCGCCCGGCGAGAACTCCGGCCTCGTCCGGCTCGACCCAAGCCAGACACTGGAGATGACGGCACTGATCAGCGCCTTCGCCACGCCCTGA
- a CDS encoding SMP-30/gluconolactonase/LRE family protein, with the protein MPIQDAAPELVWDIQAELGEGPVWDAERRCVWFVDIKGRRLHRYGHDDGATDSWDTPDQTGFALPATDGALVCGVRSGLHRFDPETGRFDLIVAVEADRPQNRLNDGFVAPDGSLWFGSMDDSEEQQTGALYRFADGLVTRHDDDYGVTNGPALSPDGRTLYHHDTLQKRIYAFDHSDGVVSNKRLFAETPDGYCDGPSVDSSGVLHVGLFNGWGVARFAPDGERIGTIRFPVQTVTKAAFCGDDLRDLYCTTAWLGNADKRPAQPTLGGLYRLRVETPGLPQNRVRL; encoded by the coding sequence ATGCCGATTCAGGACGCTGCACCCGAGCTTGTCTGGGACATTCAGGCCGAACTCGGCGAAGGGCCCGTGTGGGACGCGGAACGCCGCTGTGTCTGGTTCGTCGACATCAAGGGCCGCAGGCTGCATCGCTACGGCCACGACGACGGCGCGACCGACAGCTGGGACACGCCGGACCAGACCGGCTTCGCCCTGCCCGCCACCGACGGCGCACTGGTCTGCGGCGTGCGCAGCGGGCTCCACCGCTTCGATCCCGAGACCGGCCGGTTCGATCTGATCGTCGCCGTCGAGGCCGACCGACCCCAGAACCGGCTCAACGACGGCTTCGTCGCCCCGGACGGCTCCCTGTGGTTCGGCTCCATGGACGATTCGGAAGAGCAACAGACCGGTGCCCTCTACCGCTTCGCCGACGGGCTCGTGACGCGCCATGACGACGACTATGGCGTCACCAACGGCCCGGCCCTCAGCCCCGACGGCCGCACCCTCTATCACCACGACACGCTCCAGAAGCGCATCTACGCCTTCGACCATTCGGACGGCGTCGTCTCGAACAAGCGACTGTTCGCCGAGACCCCCGACGGCTACTGCGACGGCCCCAGTGTGGATTCATCAGGCGTCCTGCACGTCGGCCTGTTCAACGGCTGGGGCGTCGCCCGGTTCGCCCCCGACGGCGAGCGCATCGGCACGATCCGCTTCCCGGTCCAGACCGTGACCAAGGCCGCCTTCTGCGGCGACGACCTGCGCGACCTCTACTGCACCACGGCCTGGCTTGGGAACGCCGACAAGCGCCCTGCCCAGCCGACGCTCGGTGGCCTGTACCGCCTGCGGGTCGAGACCCCCGGCCTGCCGCAGAACCGGGTCAGACTGTGA
- a CDS encoding sugar MFS transporter, which produces MTTTTTSPPKGAGAAFAYVTTLFFAWGFATSLLDPLVAAVKRVFDLSYTEAFLTGSAWFIAYGVASLPAAAILSRLGYSRAILGALGVMVLGCLIVPAATALDQYAGVLLALFVIASGVTLLQVAANPLVAVLGEAKRTHFRLNLSQAFNSLGTAIGPWLGSHVLLTGGVFAAGAAVTAATRGQSLRSIDIAFLALGGFFLLVALFIFSARKRIDAAAPEAAPAGESSPLKALGSPWAILGALAIFVYVGSEVAIGTMMTNFLNSPDILNKPMEAAGKMVALYWLGAMVGRFIGAVVLRYVKAGIVLAFCTVVAGLLCLYVTQGGGVSAAYAALSIGLFNSIMFPTIFTLTLERSTAPTSATSGLLVFGIIGGAFLPPLAGHIADLSGRVSPAFVVPLIGYALLTVFAVLCIRSRPRNEASAPVAGH; this is translated from the coding sequence ATGACCACGACCACGACCAGCCCGCCCAAGGGGGCCGGCGCTGCCTTCGCCTATGTGACGACCCTGTTCTTTGCCTGGGGTTTCGCGACGTCCCTGCTCGATCCCCTGGTCGCGGCGGTGAAGCGGGTGTTCGACCTCAGCTATACCGAGGCCTTCCTCACCGGATCGGCCTGGTTCATCGCTTACGGCGTGGCCTCCCTGCCCGCCGCGGCCATCCTGTCGCGGCTCGGCTATTCCCGGGCGATCCTCGGCGCACTCGGCGTCATGGTGCTGGGCTGTCTGATCGTTCCGGCCGCCACGGCCCTGGACCAGTACGCAGGCGTGCTTTTGGCCCTGTTCGTCATCGCCTCGGGCGTCACCCTGTTGCAGGTTGCGGCCAATCCGCTGGTCGCGGTGCTGGGCGAGGCCAAGCGCACCCACTTCCGCCTGAACCTCTCACAGGCCTTCAACTCGCTGGGGACCGCGATCGGTCCCTGGCTGGGTTCGCACGTCCTGTTGACCGGCGGCGTTTTCGCGGCCGGCGCGGCCGTCACGGCGGCGACGCGGGGTCAGTCCCTGCGCAGCATTGACATCGCCTTCCTGGCGCTCGGCGGCTTCTTCCTGCTGGTCGCCCTGTTCATCTTCTCGGCGCGCAAGCGGATCGACGCGGCGGCGCCCGAGGCGGCTCCTGCCGGTGAGTCCTCGCCGCTCAAGGCCCTGGGATCGCCCTGGGCCATCCTCGGCGCCCTGGCCATCTTCGTCTACGTCGGGTCCGAGGTCGCCATCGGCACGATGATGACCAACTTCCTCAACAGCCCCGACATCCTGAACAAGCCCATGGAGGCCGCCGGCAAGATGGTCGCCCTCTACTGGCTGGGGGCCATGGTCGGGCGGTTCATCGGCGCGGTCGTGCTGCGCTACGTGAAGGCCGGGATCGTGCTGGCCTTCTGCACCGTCGTCGCCGGCCTGCTGTGCCTGTATGTGACGCAAGGCGGCGGCGTGTCGGCGGCCTATGCGGCCCTGTCGATCGGCCTGTTCAACTCGATCATGTTCCCGACCATCTTCACCCTGACGCTGGAGCGATCGACCGCGCCGACGTCCGCGACCTCGGGCCTGCTGGTCTTTGGTATCATCGGCGGGGCCTTCCTGCCGCCGCTGGCGGGCCATATCGCCGACCTGTCGGGACGGGTGTCGCCGGCCTTCGTGGTGCCCCTGATCGGCTATGCCCTGCTGACGGTCTTCGCCGTGCTGTGCATCCGTTCGCGTCCGCGCAATGAGGCCTCGGCTCCGGTCGCCGGGCACTGA
- a CDS encoding glucan 1,4-alpha-glucosidase, with translation MTLSRRLAASAAACALLATGACASMAAAPATMPEITPPVAEAIAPGAPGVAPTWSSAAKQGAGASYEAYVDGQYRDGGSTGNVSRVWFSIADGILTETMYGLIHEAQIKQMRFAVMTETGLSVEGTDTTERTEYLDTDTQGRPLSPAYRVITTDKGGYYEIEKRIYTDPDQQSLVVRTSIKALKGKITPYLLLEPHIANTGVGDLGSVAKGNRSSQSDVSANNPGALYAHEGDVHLWLTTDRPFEAASAGFVGASDGLTDLSDGRLDHVYESTGDQGGNIMLTAQLQSVKAGDALSQDFVIGFGASRRMAQTAAWNSFTTGLDEVLARFNGEGDRVGWQDWLGTLSELPRMAEQSTDGGKLAYASALMLKVQEDRTHAGALIASLSNPWGDTVDATTASTGYKAVWPRDFYQVAMALLALGDTETPLAAFRYLPQVQVRADTPGNTGTTGWFLQKTHVDGQIEWVGVQLDQTAMPIMLGWRLWKAGEVSDAEMATMYTRMIKPAADFLVDGGKVGLLWNDATITPPFTQQERWEEQDGHSPSTTAAVITGLTVAADIATASGDPASATRYLAAADDYSSKIEARMFTTDGAFGDGDYFLRLSKTEDPNSHAKMGDNNGQPGQAQDRVVDGGFLELVRYGVRAADDAEILATLPEYDDQTREDLTRVRYDFGPVGDTTPGWRRYGIDGYGEDTTSGGNYGIDGVMAPGQRGRVWPIFTGERGHYELARALRGNATDRAIADIRRTYVRGMERFANDGLLMPEQVWDGVGANGVHTYTTGEGTDSATPLAWTHAEYLKLLRSLADRRVWDLYPPVEARFASGATPADTSR, from the coding sequence ATGACCCTGTCCCGCCGCCTCGCCGCCTCCGCCGCCGCCTGCGCCCTGCTCGCCACCGGAGCCTGCGCCTCGATGGCCGCTGCGCCTGCTACGATGCCGGAGATCACGCCTCCTGTCGCAGAAGCCATTGCGCCCGGCGCGCCGGGTGTCGCCCCGACCTGGTCGAGCGCCGCCAAACAGGGTGCCGGCGCATCCTACGAAGCCTACGTCGACGGCCAGTATCGCGACGGCGGCTCGACTGGAAACGTCTCGCGCGTCTGGTTCTCCATCGCCGACGGCATCCTGACCGAGACCATGTACGGTCTGATCCACGAGGCGCAGATCAAACAGATGCGCTTTGCCGTCATGACCGAGACCGGTCTGTCCGTCGAAGGGACCGACACCACCGAGCGCACCGAATACCTAGACACGGACACCCAGGGTCGTCCCCTGTCGCCCGCCTACCGAGTGATCACCACCGACAAGGGCGGCTACTACGAGATCGAGAAGCGCATCTACACCGACCCCGATCAGCAGTCGCTTGTAGTGCGGACATCGATCAAGGCGCTCAAGGGAAAGATCACCCCCTATTTGCTGCTCGAGCCGCATATAGCCAACACCGGCGTCGGCGATCTCGGTAGCGTCGCGAAAGGCAATAGATCGAGCCAGAGTGACGTGTCCGCCAACAATCCCGGCGCGCTGTACGCCCATGAGGGTGACGTACACCTCTGGCTCACAACTGATCGCCCATTCGAGGCCGCAAGTGCAGGCTTCGTCGGCGCGTCTGATGGTCTGACCGACCTTTCCGACGGTCGTCTTGACCACGTCTATGAGTCAACCGGCGATCAGGGCGGCAACATCATGCTTACGGCTCAACTCCAGTCTGTGAAAGCTGGAGACGCGCTAAGCCAAGACTTCGTGATCGGCTTCGGCGCTTCGCGCAGGATGGCCCAAACAGCAGCTTGGAACAGTTTCACGACCGGGCTCGACGAGGTCCTGGCGCGCTTCAACGGCGAGGGCGACCGCGTCGGCTGGCAGGACTGGCTCGGCACCCTGAGCGAACTGCCCCGCATGGCCGAACAATCCACCGACGGCGGCAAGCTGGCATATGCCTCCGCCCTGATGCTGAAGGTACAGGAGGACCGGACTCACGCCGGTGCCCTGATCGCCTCCCTGTCCAACCCGTGGGGCGACACGGTGGACGCGACGACCGCCTCGACCGGCTACAAGGCCGTCTGGCCCCGCGACTTCTATCAGGTGGCCATGGCCCTGCTGGCGCTCGGCGACACCGAGACGCCGCTGGCCGCCTTCCGCTACCTGCCCCAGGTCCAGGTCCGCGCCGACACGCCCGGCAACACCGGCACCACCGGCTGGTTCCTGCAAAAGACCCATGTGGACGGCCAGATCGAATGGGTCGGGGTCCAGCTGGACCAGACCGCCATGCCGATCATGCTGGGCTGGCGGCTGTGGAAGGCCGGCGAGGTCTCCGACGCCGAGATGGCGACCATGTACACCCGCATGATCAAGCCCGCCGCCGACTTCCTGGTCGACGGCGGCAAGGTCGGCCTGCTGTGGAACGATGCGACCATCACCCCGCCCTTCACCCAGCAGGAGCGGTGGGAGGAACAGGACGGCCATTCGCCCTCGACCACGGCCGCCGTCATCACCGGCCTGACCGTCGCGGCCGACATCGCCACGGCATCGGGTGATCCGGCCTCGGCCACCCGCTACCTGGCCGCCGCCGACGACTATTCGAGCAAGATCGAGGCGCGGATGTTCACGACCGACGGCGCGTTCGGCGACGGCGACTATTTCCTGCGCCTGTCCAAGACCGAGGATCCGAACAGTCACGCGAAGATGGGCGACAACAACGGCCAGCCGGGTCAGGCCCAGGACCGGGTCGTGGACGGCGGCTTCCTGGAGCTGGTCCGTTACGGCGTCCGCGCCGCCGATGACGCCGAAATCCTGGCCACCCTGCCCGAATACGACGACCAGACGCGCGAGGACCTGACCCGCGTCCGCTACGATTTCGGACCTGTCGGCGACACGACCCCCGGCTGGCGGCGCTACGGCATCGACGGATACGGCGAGGACACCACCAGCGGCGGCAACTACGGCATCGACGGCGTCATGGCACCGGGTCAGCGCGGCCGGGTCTGGCCGATCTTTACCGGCGAGCGTGGTCACTATGAACTGGCGCGCGCGCTGCGCGGGAACGCTACCGACCGGGCCATCGCCGACATTCGCCGCACCTATGTCCGGGGCATGGAGCGGTTCGCCAACGACGGCCTGCTGATGCCGGAACAGGTCTGGGACGGCGTCGGCGCGAACGGGGTCCACACCTACACGACGGGCGAAGGCACCGACTCGGCCACGCCCCTGGCCTGGACCCACGCCGAGTATCTGAAACTGCTCCGGTCCCTGGCCGACCGTCGCGTCTGGGACCTCTATCCGCCGGTCGAGGCCCGCTTCGCCTCTGGCGCGACGCCCGCCGACACGTCACGCTGA